The Streptomyces capitiformicae genome contains the following window.
AGCGAGTCCTCCAAGATCGAGTGGACGGACGCGACGTGGAACGTCGTCACCGGCTGCGAGAAGGTGTCGCCCGGCTGCGACAACTGCTACGCCGAGACGTTCGCCGAACGGTGGCGCGGCATCCCCGGCCACCACTTCGAGAACGGCTTCGACGTCACCCTCCGCCCCGAGCGGCTGGCACTGCCGCTGAAGTGGCGCAAGCCCAAGCGGATCTTTGTGAATTCGATGTCCGACCTGTTCCACAAGGACATCCCCGACTCGTACATCGCCCAGGTGTTCGCTGTGATGGCCCGGACACCCCAGCACACCTACCAGGTGCTGACGAAGCGGCACGGCCGGATGCGCTCGCTGGTCGGCAGCCTCATCGACGGCGGTCAGAGTCTCCTTGAAGCCGCGCCTGACGAGGAGACCGCACTGGCCCTGTACGACACCGTCTGGCCGCTTCCGAACGTGTGGTTGGGCGTGAGCGTCGAGGACCAGAAGCGTGCCGACCTGCGCATCCCTGCCCTCGTCGACACGGCGGCTGCAGTCCGCTTCCTGTCGTGCGAACCACTCCTCGGGCCGGTCGACCTCACCGCATGGATGCCGGAAGGCCACGCCAGCTGGCGCTGCCAGGGTCCCGACTGCCGACGCTTCTACAGCGGCCCTCTCCTGCAGCACTGCCCGGACTGCGGGCGCGAAGGCCACTGGACGGGCAGCCACACCGGCAACGGACGGCCGAACGGCCAGCCGATCGGCTGGGTCATCGCTGGCGGCGAGTCCGGGCGCGGAGCCCGACCGATGAGCCCTGACTGGGCGCGCAGCATCCGGGATCAGGCCCAAGCGGCGGGCGTGCCCTACCTGTTCAAGCAGTGGGGCGAGTACCAGCCCACGGATTGGAAGGTCATCGGCCGCCCGTCCGACCGGCGCAACGTCCTCGTCGGCGACCCGATCGACGACCTCGGCCACCGCTGGGAGATGCGACGCGTCGGCAAGGGCAAGGCCGGCCGAGAACTGGACGGGCGGACCTGGGACGAGTTCCCCGCGGCTGTGGCATGACCGCCCCGCCACCCCGCCTGTCGCCGACCGCGGGCCTGTTCAACGCGCTCATCCGACTCCTCAACCTCCGCCTCACCGCCCGGGCCCTGGAGCTCGAAGCGCAGATCGCCATCGAAACCGCCGCCAGCCAGCACCTGAAGGAGGACATCCGGTGAACCTCGGCCTGCTGCCCATCCGCCTCGGCTTGCTCGACCGGCCGCCCCGTAAGCACCGCGCCGTGGACGAGGTCGAACGGCAGAAGGGCATGCGGGCTGGCGCCGACCGCCTGATCCAGGCTCTCCGCCTTCAGCTCGAGGACCAAGACCTCGCTCACGCCGAAGTGATCGCCCGCATCGACGCCCGGCACGCCGAGGTCGTGGACGGCATGCAGCGGCAGATCGACGACCTGCGGCGCCGCCTCGACATCGCCTGCAAGGCCGAGACCGCGGTTACGAAGACGCAGGAGTTGAGCGTCGACGAGATCCGGCAGCACTGCATCAAGCCGGTGCCGCTGCACCTGTCGCCAATGGCCCGCCGGGATCCCGCGCACGTGCCCGCCTG
Protein-coding sequences here:
- a CDS encoding DUF5131 family protein produces the protein MSESSKIEWTDATWNVVTGCEKVSPGCDNCYAETFAERWRGIPGHHFENGFDVTLRPERLALPLKWRKPKRIFVNSMSDLFHKDIPDSYIAQVFAVMARTPQHTYQVLTKRHGRMRSLVGSLIDGGQSLLEAAPDEETALALYDTVWPLPNVWLGVSVEDQKRADLRIPALVDTAAAVRFLSCEPLLGPVDLTAWMPEGHASWRCQGPDCRRFYSGPLLQHCPDCGREGHWTGSHTGNGRPNGQPIGWVIAGGESGRGARPMSPDWARSIRDQAQAAGVPYLFKQWGEYQPTDWKVIGRPSDRRNVLVGDPIDDLGHRWEMRRVGKGKAGRELDGRTWDEFPAAVA